The Metabacillus schmidteae genome has a segment encoding these proteins:
- a CDS encoding family 78 glycoside hydrolase catalytic domain — translation MKVTELKIEYRENPIGLDVVKPRFSWKLVSKEQNVLQEAYRIVVSKGGVDLWDTGINESSNSVLIQYEGPELAPLSLYEVKVEVWDNKGNQGLVQGTFETGLLGGTNFSAEWITHEFPEEETACPVFVKEFSVKKTIERVRVYATSLGVYEIKINGEKLGDTFFAPGWTSYKNRLQYQTYQADRILQEKNKIEITVGNGWYKGIFGFTCTPNHYGDRVAALAEIHITYTDGTSEIIKTDESWKVTTGSIRSSEIYMGETIDSCYKNEKLEEVVSTSYKMENIIAQESEPVRITEKLPAKELIITPKEEKVIDFGQNLTGFVEVKVKGKVGQRITIKHAEVLDKEGNFYPDTLRKAISVDQYVCNGEEQTFLPHFTFHGFRYISIEGLEDIQLENFTACVLHTEMEETGTFISSNPLVNQLQSNIQWSQRGNFLDIPSDCPQRDERLGWTGDAQVFAGTAAYNHNVALFFTKWLHDVASEQTEEFGVPHVVPNILGDQDGAAAWSDAAVIIPWVIYETYGDVRILEEQYESMKGWVEYITSKCGSNGLWQTGFQYGDWLALDKEESADRTGATDKYLVANAYYAYSTNILRKAAEVLNKAEDIKKYSELYQKVKKAFNEEYITATGRLVSETQTGCVLALYFDLAEEKYRNRILEALETNIANHKNHLSTGFVGTPYLCHALTENNLHDLAGTIFLKEDYPSWLYSVKKGATTIWERWNSILPNGDFDTSGMNSLNHYAYGSIGEWMYRRLAGINQLQPGYKKILIKPQFIKGITSIDATFNSVYGEIKSSWSCKDNVIKVAIEIPANTTAILYLPEKEQPIEIGSGIYQYEYETETRLEIEKFTFDTTLQEILNEPLAIELFNQYAPELMGHPMIEFAYQLSVSEVLANAPTESATLFKMVIDALNKSNNEVGAI, via the coding sequence ATGAAAGTAACAGAATTAAAAATAGAGTATAGAGAAAATCCAATAGGATTAGATGTGGTGAAACCAAGGTTTTCTTGGAAACTAGTTTCTAAAGAGCAAAACGTTCTGCAAGAAGCATATCGAATTGTTGTGTCAAAGGGCGGAGTTGATCTATGGGATACAGGTATAAATGAGAGTAGCAATTCAGTTTTAATTCAATATGAAGGACCAGAGCTTGCCCCACTCTCTTTATACGAGGTAAAGGTAGAAGTTTGGGATAACAAAGGTAATCAAGGGTTAGTACAAGGAACTTTTGAAACAGGTTTGTTAGGTGGAACAAACTTTAGTGCAGAATGGATTACTCATGAATTTCCTGAAGAAGAAACAGCATGTCCTGTTTTTGTGAAAGAATTTTCTGTAAAAAAAACAATTGAAAGGGTTCGTGTGTACGCAACATCCCTAGGTGTTTATGAAATAAAAATTAATGGTGAAAAGCTAGGAGATACTTTCTTTGCACCTGGTTGGACTAGTTATAAGAATCGACTTCAATATCAAACCTATCAAGCAGACCGTATCCTTCAAGAAAAAAATAAAATTGAAATCACTGTAGGTAATGGTTGGTATAAGGGGATTTTCGGTTTTACATGCACACCAAACCATTATGGTGATCGCGTAGCTGCTTTAGCTGAGATCCATATCACTTATACAGATGGTACGAGTGAAATAATTAAGACAGATGAAAGCTGGAAGGTGACAACAGGTAGTATACGTAGCAGTGAGATCTATATGGGGGAAACCATTGATTCTTGTTATAAGAATGAGAAACTTGAAGAGGTTGTTAGTACTTCATATAAAATGGAAAATATCATAGCTCAAGAAAGTGAACCTGTACGTATAACGGAGAAATTACCAGCAAAAGAATTGATTATTACTCCAAAGGAAGAAAAAGTGATTGACTTTGGCCAAAATCTTACAGGATTTGTAGAGGTAAAAGTTAAAGGCAAAGTAGGTCAGAGAATTACGATCAAACATGCAGAAGTTTTAGATAAAGAGGGTAATTTTTATCCCGATACATTAAGAAAAGCGATTTCAGTGGATCAATATGTTTGCAATGGAGAAGAGCAAACATTTTTACCACATTTTACGTTCCATGGTTTCAGATATATCAGCATTGAAGGGCTTGAGGACATTCAATTAGAAAACTTTACAGCTTGTGTCCTGCATACAGAAATGGAAGAGACCGGTACATTTATTTCTTCAAACCCTCTAGTTAATCAACTTCAAAGTAATATTCAGTGGAGTCAAAGAGGTAATTTCTTAGATATTCCGTCTGATTGTCCACAAAGAGATGAAAGGCTAGGATGGACAGGAGATGCTCAGGTATTTGCTGGAACAGCTGCATATAATCATAATGTGGCATTATTTTTCACTAAATGGCTTCATGATGTAGCATCTGAACAAACTGAAGAATTTGGGGTTCCACATGTAGTACCTAATATTTTAGGAGATCAAGATGGTGCAGCAGCTTGGAGTGATGCAGCTGTAATTATTCCATGGGTTATTTACGAAACGTATGGAGATGTTCGAATTCTTGAGGAGCAATACGAGAGTATGAAAGGTTGGGTAGAATATATTACGTCTAAATGTGGAAGCAATGGACTATGGCAAACTGGATTCCAGTATGGAGATTGGCTTGCTTTAGATAAAGAAGAAAGTGCCGATAGAACGGGTGCTACAGATAAATACTTAGTTGCAAATGCCTATTATGCTTATTCTACGAACATTTTGAGAAAAGCAGCTGAAGTGCTAAATAAAGCAGAGGATATAAAGAAATATAGTGAGTTATATCAAAAAGTAAAAAAAGCATTTAATGAGGAATATATTACTGCGACTGGTAGATTGGTTAGTGAAACACAGACGGGGTGTGTATTAGCTCTTTACTTCGACTTGGCAGAAGAGAAATATCGAAACAGAATTTTAGAGGCATTAGAAACGAATATTGCAAACCATAAAAATCATCTTTCAACTGGATTTGTAGGAACACCTTATCTCTGCCATGCGCTAACAGAAAATAACCTTCATGATTTAGCTGGTACGATTTTCTTAAAAGAAGATTATCCTTCTTGGTTATATTCTGTGAAAAAAGGAGCGACAACTATTTGGGAGAGATGGAATTCGATTTTACCAAATGGAGATTTCGATACTTCTGGCATGAACTCTTTAAACCATTATGCATATGGATCTATCGGTGAGTGGATGTATAGAAGGTTAGCAGGAATTAATCAGCTGCAGCCAGGGTATAAGAAGATTTTAATTAAACCACAATTTATTAAAGGAATCACTTCAATAGATGCAACCTTTAACTCTGTTTACGGGGAAATAAAAAGTTCGTGGTCATGCAAAGATAATGTGATAAAAGTAGCTATTGAAATTCCTGCTAATACTACAGCTATTCTTTATTTACCAGAGAAAGAGCAGCCAATAGAAATTGGTTCTGGAATCTATCAATATGAATATGAAACAGAAACTAGGTTAGAAATAGAAAAATTTACATTTGATACTACTTTGCAAGAAATTCTAAATGAACCTCTTGCTATTGAACTCTTTAATCAATATGCTCCAGAATTAATGGGACATCCTATGATTGAGTTTGCTTATCAACTTTCGGTAAGTGAAGTATTGGCGAATGCACCTACTGAATCAGCTACATTGTTTAAAATGGTGATAGATGCACTTAATAAAAGCAATAATGAAGTAGGCGCAATCTAA
- a CDS encoding sensor histidine kinase, translating into MPILLWIILVYSGAILLQFISKPLIIQTIVFTFIIAVHISLYWKCDLLIGNYRWVYFFFQGILIIISSFLIPSGSPVILIGLLPILIAQSITIFQNNFKVFIVFIILYSSYCVTIGITYGIEELPIFIPILFIILTIVIFYSVTYNRQVNARVRMEYYLQELEEAHQKVEELTLLNERQRMARDLHDTLAQGVAGLIMQLEAIEAHARNGNTKRSQEIIKLSMQQARDTLKNARKAIDDLRTKELEDIDFYRACVEKLVIFSKTNPIKVEYEIEPIQNLSGLKKEHSLYILSECLTNVSKHSKAKKVKVTISKEQNFLFMEVEDDGVGFPAHQVGKYIGKYGLLGLKERARIINGSLDIISSHDTGTSISVRIPI; encoded by the coding sequence GTGCCAATTTTATTGTGGATTATATTAGTATATAGTGGAGCGATCTTGCTGCAATTTATAAGTAAACCATTAATTATCCAGACTATTGTCTTTACATTCATAATTGCCGTTCATATCTCTTTATATTGGAAGTGTGATTTACTTATAGGTAATTATCGTTGGGTGTATTTTTTCTTTCAAGGCATTCTAATTATCATCTCTTCATTCTTGATCCCAAGTGGTTCACCAGTTATTCTGATTGGGCTCTTACCAATACTAATTGCTCAGAGTATAACAATTTTCCAAAACAATTTTAAAGTTTTTATCGTATTTATTATATTATATTCTTCTTATTGTGTAACAATAGGAATTACTTATGGAATAGAAGAACTACCTATATTTATTCCAATTTTATTTATTATTTTAACGATCGTTATTTTTTATTCTGTTACGTATAACAGGCAGGTCAATGCTAGAGTTCGGATGGAATATTATTTGCAGGAATTAGAGGAAGCTCATCAAAAGGTGGAGGAATTGACTCTTTTAAATGAAAGACAACGTATGGCTCGGGATTTACATGATACCCTTGCACAGGGTGTAGCAGGGCTAATTATGCAATTGGAAGCGATTGAAGCACATGCTAGGAATGGTAATACGAAAAGATCTCAGGAAATTATTAAACTATCTATGCAACAGGCCAGGGATACATTAAAAAATGCCAGGAAAGCTATAGATGATTTGCGGACAAAAGAATTAGAGGATATCGATTTTTATCGAGCTTGTGTTGAAAAGCTTGTTATCTTTTCTAAGACCAATCCTATCAAAGTTGAATATGAGATTGAGCCGATTCAAAATCTCTCAGGATTAAAAAAAGAACATAGTCTCTATATACTAAGTGAGTGTCTAACGAATGTTTCAAAACATTCAAAAGCTAAAAAGGTAAAAGTCACCATCAGCAAGGAACAAAATTTCTTATTTATGGAAGTGGAAGATGATGGTGTTGGGTTTCCTGCACATCAAGTAGGAAAATATATCGGGAAATATGGATTGTTAGGGCTAAAAGAACGTGCTCGGATTATTAACGGGAGTCTAGATATTATAAGTAGTCATGATACCGGAACATCTATATCTGTCAGAATTCCTATTTAG
- a CDS encoding response regulator, producing the protein MKHKVLIVDDHMVVREGLKLILETNDSFQVIGEAENGEIALQIIEDSKPDVILMDLNMPVKSGLDTIKVLNDKQIYIPVIILTTYNEDELMIKGIEMGAKGYLLKDTSREHLFRTIESAIRGETLLQDEVIQKLLNKKSKKQNVVSSSDKLSLTEKELFILQAVAKGFRSREIAFDMGIAERTVKAHLTNIFNKLGVNTRTEAVAVAMENGLFRL; encoded by the coding sequence GTGAAACATAAAGTATTAATAGTGGATGATCATATGGTTGTTCGTGAAGGATTAAAGCTTATTTTAGAAACAAATGACTCTTTCCAAGTAATTGGTGAGGCAGAAAATGGAGAGATAGCGTTACAAATAATTGAAGATTCTAAGCCTGATGTTATTTTAATGGATCTAAACATGCCGGTAAAGAGTGGATTGGACACAATAAAGGTTTTGAATGATAAACAGATTTATATCCCTGTTATTATATTAACAACATATAATGAGGATGAATTGATGATTAAAGGTATAGAGATGGGGGCAAAAGGATACCTATTAAAAGATACGAGTCGTGAACATTTATTCCGAACGATAGAATCTGCGATTAGGGGAGAGACTCTATTACAAGATGAGGTAATACAGAAATTACTCAATAAAAAAAGTAAGAAACAAAATGTTGTTTCAAGTTCTGATAAGCTATCATTAACTGAAAAGGAACTGTTTATTCTGCAGGCTGTTGCAAAAGGATTTCGTAGTAGGGAAATAGCTTTTGACATGGGAATTGCAGAAAGAACGGTAAAGGCCCATCTTACCAATATTTTCAATAAACTTGGCGTGAATACGAGAACCGAAGCAGTTGCTGTTGCGATGGAAAATGGTTTGTTTCGTTTATAA
- a CDS encoding glycoside hydrolase family 43 protein: MNIEYMFDKANIQIRDPFILKVDNEKRYYLYGTTDKNAWTGPAEGFDVYKSVDLESWEGPFPAFRPQPNFWANMNFWAPEVHEYNGKYYMLASFKAEGVSRGTQVLVADDPLGPFQPHSDGPVTPKDWECLDGTLYIDNNNQPWMVFCHEWMQIKIGTIDAIKLSESLDRAIGEPITLFTAIEAPWVTQMPLPEEARILYPDASYYVTDGPFLHRCQDGSLLMLWSSFKNGMYAQGIAVSLSGEIQGPWVQNEDPIFESDGGHGMIFRTFEGQLKLALHSPNDSPNERPIFIDLNEKDNKLVVAR, translated from the coding sequence ATGAACATAGAATATATGTTTGATAAAGCAAATATACAAATTCGGGATCCATTTATTCTAAAAGTAGATAATGAAAAAAGATACTATCTTTATGGCACAACGGATAAAAATGCCTGGACTGGTCCAGCGGAAGGATTCGATGTTTATAAAAGTGTTGATTTAGAAAGTTGGGAAGGGCCATTTCCCGCTTTTAGACCCCAACCTAACTTTTGGGCTAATATGAATTTTTGGGCGCCTGAGGTACATGAATATAATGGGAAGTACTATATGTTAGCCAGTTTTAAGGCGGAGGGAGTGAGCCGAGGTACGCAAGTACTTGTTGCTGACGATCCTCTTGGACCATTCCAGCCACATAGTGATGGTCCAGTTACACCTAAAGATTGGGAATGCTTGGATGGTACACTTTATATAGATAACAATAATCAACCTTGGATGGTTTTTTGTCATGAATGGATGCAGATAAAAATAGGAACTATTGACGCTATTAAGCTCTCAGAATCATTAGACCGTGCAATAGGCGAACCAATCACGCTATTTACCGCTATTGAAGCACCATGGGTTACCCAAATGCCATTGCCTGAAGAGGCACGGATATTATATCCAGATGCTTCTTATTATGTTACAGACGGTCCCTTCTTGCATCGTTGTCAGGATGGATCTTTATTGATGCTGTGGTCGAGTTTTAAAAATGGAATGTATGCTCAAGGTATTGCTGTCTCACTATCCGGTGAAATACAGGGACCTTGGGTTCAAAACGAGGATCCTATATTCGAAAGTGACGGAGGGCACGGCATGATTTTTAGGACATTCGAAGGTCAACTAAAATTGGCACTACATTCACCAAATGATTCACCGAATGAAAGACCAATCTTCATTGATTTGAATGAAAAAGATAACAAGCTTGTAGTTGCTAGGTAA
- a CDS encoding methyl-accepting chemotaxis protein, giving the protein MKTKIKDLNVSTKIYFLIIIAIIFLILSGTFGNLNSSKMSGRAEKMYEEQIIPSQLLNKLMAIDQQINEYILDGFFTEDSKEPEINIKEADQQKLIVMEQYQQELSKSSKENELLQGYKRSGEKAIELRKEIFQLKSEGKINEAYQLYFGDFRTNQNESKEIIAQLFTLISESAKELNAENKEESWRLLIILSIISGTAIIVLSVIGYFLAGMITKPVKHLENLLGMAEKGDLTGIVDYKAKDEIGKLMMSYENMNHGIRGLITNVDRASMNVAASAEELSAVSDQSKTGSELTARVAEQLSIGSSNQVELISQSTATLKELLELTNKLLNQTAQVSKSTERTTRLSLSGSSSIKNSINEMGNIKKDVENLSTSIEGLNHHSHHIEKISGMITSIADQTNLLSLNAAIEAARAGESGKGFAVVAKEVGKLAEQSSDFANQINQIVHKLQIDIEMVLSSMQLTISGVAKGDIATKEAESAFEEIHKAIQLVETSSDQAASTIYLVEKKTNDIHDAMYKVAEMANEACEGSRQVTATTQEQLASSEEIAASSQLLAKMSEDLRELIVQFKM; this is encoded by the coding sequence ATGAAAACAAAGATCAAAGACTTAAATGTATCTACTAAGATATATTTTCTAATCATTATTGCCATCATTTTTTTAATTTTAAGTGGCACTTTTGGAAATCTGAATTCTTCAAAAATGTCTGGAAGAGCTGAGAAAATGTATGAGGAACAGATTATCCCATCACAGCTATTAAATAAGCTTATGGCGATTGATCAGCAAATAAATGAGTACATTCTAGATGGATTCTTTACAGAAGATTCCAAAGAACCAGAGATTAATATAAAAGAGGCTGATCAGCAAAAATTGATAGTAATGGAACAATACCAACAAGAACTTTCGAAATCCTCTAAAGAAAATGAATTATTACAGGGTTATAAAAGAAGTGGAGAAAAAGCGATTGAGCTTAGAAAAGAAATATTTCAGTTGAAAAGCGAAGGGAAAATAAATGAAGCTTACCAGTTGTATTTCGGAGACTTTCGTACCAATCAAAATGAGAGTAAAGAGATCATAGCACAGCTTTTCACTTTAATAAGTGAATCAGCAAAAGAATTAAATGCCGAGAATAAAGAAGAGAGTTGGCGATTGTTAATTATACTAAGTATCATTTCTGGAACAGCTATTATCGTTTTATCTGTTATTGGCTATTTTTTGGCTGGAATGATTACAAAGCCCGTTAAACATCTGGAAAATCTTTTAGGGATGGCAGAGAAAGGGGATTTGACTGGAATTGTTGATTACAAAGCAAAAGACGAGATAGGTAAATTAATGATGTCATATGAAAATATGAACCATGGTATTCGAGGATTAATTACTAACGTAGATAGAGCTTCGATGAATGTGGCAGCTTCTGCTGAAGAGTTGAGTGCTGTATCAGATCAAAGCAAAACTGGAAGTGAATTAACTGCTAGAGTAGCTGAGCAATTATCTATTGGTTCAAGCAACCAAGTAGAGTTAATAAGTCAAAGTACAGCAACTTTAAAAGAATTGCTGGAGTTAACGAATAAACTGTTGAATCAGACAGCACAGGTATCTAAAAGTACTGAAAGAACAACTCGATTATCGTTAAGCGGTTCCTCTTCAATAAAGAATAGCATAAATGAAATGGGAAACATAAAAAAAGATGTAGAGAATTTAAGTACATCTATTGAAGGGTTAAATCACCACTCTCATCATATAGAAAAAATTAGTGGGATGATTACGTCTATAGCGGATCAGACAAATCTGCTCTCTTTAAATGCAGCAATTGAAGCTGCAAGGGCTGGAGAATCGGGGAAAGGATTTGCAGTTGTAGCTAAAGAAGTGGGGAAGTTAGCTGAACAGTCTTCTGATTTTGCTAATCAAATAAATCAAATTGTGCATAAACTTCAAATAGATATTGAAATGGTTCTATCCTCTATGCAACTGACAATAAGTGGAGTGGCAAAAGGTGACATTGCTACAAAAGAAGCAGAGAGTGCATTTGAAGAAATTCATAAGGCAATACAACTTGTGGAAACAAGTTCTGATCAAGCAGCCTCTACCATTTATTTAGTTGAGAAAAAGACAAATGATATTCATGATGCAATGTATAAAGTTGCAGAAATGGCAAATGAAGCTTGCGAAGGGTCAAGGCAAGTGACAGCAACAACTCAGGAACAACTAGCTTCAAGTGAGGAAATCGCTGCTTCATCTCAATTACTTGCAAAAATGTCGGAGGATTTAAGGGAACTCATTGTACAGTTTAAGATGTAG
- a CDS encoding helix-turn-helix domain-containing protein, which yields MMKDLPMISEMIFETSRIPVTIFNEEQQITFKYGEKFKNPLLDTKEKTLKYLIQSEEKQDIPIIKITDYMETYLLLTIAQNKKMNNYLLIGPFSTYEITESMILGLMKDYQLPITIQEELVLYFSQFKHLNQNEIFSLCRLIYYLIYKKNLDPEHLKTYIEDPLKFESTDIEALIRDRRINESFHMDYREEQLIWQCIKEGNKERLQDHLNNIKIEGIGTLSKLSQIRNIKNHAIISVALATRAAIDGGLYPEIAFTMSDFYIQKIEETLELKKINLINQDCLFSFVDRINENKNNNQSKPVQVCKNYIFNHIFDQISVQDLAEKVNLNQVYLSQLFKKETGYPIGKYIQIEKLKESQKLLIQTDLSVADICMMLQFNDQSYFTSIFRKYTGQTPNQFRKNPNAINT from the coding sequence ATGATGAAAGACTTACCGATGATCTCTGAGATGATTTTTGAAACTTCTCGAATCCCAGTAACTATTTTTAACGAAGAACAACAAATCACTTTCAAGTATGGTGAAAAATTCAAAAATCCTCTTTTAGACACAAAAGAGAAAACTCTTAAATATCTTATTCAATCAGAAGAAAAACAAGATATTCCTATAATTAAAATAACGGACTATATGGAAACCTATCTTTTGCTTACAATTGCCCAAAATAAAAAAATGAATAATTATCTTTTAATCGGTCCTTTTTCTACTTATGAAATTACAGAAAGTATGATTCTAGGACTAATGAAAGATTACCAATTACCAATCACTATACAAGAAGAGTTAGTATTATATTTTAGTCAGTTTAAACACCTAAATCAGAATGAGATCTTTTCACTTTGTCGGCTTATTTATTATTTAATCTATAAAAAGAATCTTGATCCGGAACATTTAAAAACATATATAGAAGATCCGCTAAAATTTGAGAGTACAGATATAGAGGCACTCATCAGAGATCGTCGAATTAATGAATCTTTTCACATGGATTACCGAGAGGAACAACTCATATGGCAATGTATAAAGGAAGGAAATAAAGAAAGACTGCAAGATCACTTAAATAATATAAAAATCGAAGGAATTGGTACCTTATCAAAATTAAGTCAAATTAGAAACATTAAAAATCATGCTATTATATCTGTTGCACTTGCTACGAGGGCTGCAATAGATGGAGGCTTATATCCGGAGATTGCTTTTACAATGAGCGACTTTTACATTCAAAAAATTGAAGAAACGTTAGAACTGAAGAAGATCAACCTCATTAATCAAGATTGCTTATTTTCATTTGTAGATCGTATTAATGAGAACAAAAACAATAACCAATCCAAACCTGTTCAGGTTTGTAAAAACTATATTTTCAATCACATATTTGATCAAATCTCGGTACAGGACCTGGCCGAGAAAGTTAATTTAAACCAAGTTTATCTCTCACAACTTTTTAAAAAAGAAACAGGCTATCCAATCGGTAAATATATTCAAATCGAAAAACTAAAAGAATCACAAAAATTACTTATTCAGACTGATTTGTCTGTTGCAGATATCTGTATGATGCTTCAATTTAATGATCAAAGTTACTTTACTAGTATATTTAGAAAGTATACTGGTCAGACACCCAATCAGTTTCGAAAGAATCCCAATGCAATTAACACTTAA
- a CDS encoding MFS transporter yields the protein MKVEHVLEDHVENQEPQKGKELGLDAQGIQKTMKLRHYLGDGAGQVPLNAITGLVGMLTYFYTDKVGMAAGVVGTILLLARVLDAFTDITMGVLVEKTKSKYGKARPWLLWMIIPTLLSIILLFTVPIGASSTVKNIYVFITVVLATGVVYTATVIPYNSLVALRTRSSEERGKMGISRAVFGYIIGTIVAVALIPITNMFGGDQRSWIIVSVVIAIISSICLYLAFLASKEKATEAHVEGKDETITLKESLPLLFKNKYWVIMLFVLFLMNMMSVLTASTGIYYTKYILGNENLIGVMGAVGLIPVVLGFIAIGPMVKKFGPTKTIRITLIMGGVAALIRCFMPYSFTGALVLGGVTSFATIPLMALSIALINNTAEYGEWKFGKRTVGLINSANSFGGKLGSGLGAAIIGWILALGNYDGTLAVQPSSSIFSILLLTVYLPFVFFLVIYLLLRKYDLDLKYPQIVKELEERKAN from the coding sequence ATGAAAGTTGAACATGTACTAGAAGATCATGTGGAAAATCAAGAACCGCAAAAAGGAAAAGAGCTTGGATTAGATGCTCAAGGAATTCAAAAAACCATGAAATTGCGTCATTATCTTGGAGATGGGGCAGGACAGGTCCCATTAAATGCTATTACTGGATTGGTAGGTATGTTAACTTATTTCTACACTGATAAGGTTGGAATGGCTGCAGGAGTTGTCGGTACTATTTTATTATTGGCCCGTGTGTTAGATGCCTTTACAGATATAACGATGGGAGTGCTTGTTGAAAAGACTAAATCGAAATATGGAAAGGCACGTCCATGGCTGTTGTGGATGATAATACCCACACTACTTTCAATTATATTATTATTTACAGTTCCGATAGGTGCTTCTTCAACAGTTAAAAATATCTATGTATTTATTACTGTTGTGCTTGCTACAGGGGTTGTTTATACAGCTACTGTTATTCCTTATAATAGCCTTGTTGCTTTACGGACTAGAAGTTCGGAAGAAAGAGGTAAGATGGGCATTTCCCGAGCTGTATTTGGATATATCATTGGTACAATTGTTGCCGTGGCTTTAATTCCAATTACAAATATGTTTGGAGGAGACCAAAGATCCTGGATTATCGTAAGTGTAGTGATTGCAATTATTTCAAGTATTTGTTTATATTTGGCATTTCTTGCATCAAAAGAGAAAGCTACCGAAGCACATGTGGAGGGGAAAGATGAAACCATCACACTAAAAGAAAGTTTGCCATTACTGTTTAAAAATAAATACTGGGTTATTATGTTGTTTGTTTTGTTCTTGATGAACATGATGTCTGTTCTGACCGCGTCAACTGGAATTTATTATACAAAATACATTCTTGGTAACGAAAATCTAATCGGTGTTATGGGAGCAGTTGGTCTTATACCTGTCGTATTAGGGTTTATTGCAATAGGCCCAATGGTCAAAAAGTTTGGTCCTACAAAAACGATCCGAATTACTCTAATTATGGGGGGAGTGGCCGCTCTAATAAGATGTTTTATGCCATATAGTTTTACAGGTGCACTCGTTTTAGGAGGAGTTACTTCATTTGCAACCATTCCTTTAATGGCGTTAAGCATTGCTTTAATTAACAATACTGCGGAATACGGAGAATGGAAATTTGGAAAACGAACTGTAGGATTAATTAATAGTGCCAATAGCTTTGGCGGAAAATTGGGAAGTGGTCTTGGAGCCGCCATAATTGGATGGATCCTTGCGCTTGGAAACTATGATGGGACGTTAGCTGTACAGCCTTCTTCGTCCATATTCAGTATTTTGTTGTTAACTGTTTATCTACCATTTGTATTCTTTCTAGTTATTTATCTACTTTTACGTAAATATGATCTGGATTTGAAATATCCTCAGATTGTTAAGGAGCTCGAAGAAAGAAAAGCGAATTGA